A single Bacillus sp. HMF5848 DNA region contains:
- a CDS encoding TlpA family protein disulfide reductase — MLLSKMKNVTLSDLTGNDVYIDDFKGKKTLLFMWASW, encoded by the coding sequence ATGCTACTTTCTAAAATGAAGAATGTTACTCTTTCTGACTTGACCGGTAATGATGTCTATATTGATGACTTTAAAGGAAAGAAAACCTTGCTTTTTATGTGGGCATCTTGGTGA
- a CDS encoding NAD(P)/FAD-dependent oxidoreductase — translation MKKYDLIVIGGGAGGLTAAAGAASLGAKVALIEKEEQPGGDCLHYGCVPSKALIETARIVHEARKSSDLGFNLEGTVDMKQVKKRIKEAIATIQKHDDADRFRSLGIDVYIGKGSFFSRHEVHINGEEVIYGKKIVISTGSRPFIPPIKGIKEAGFITNETIFDLEHVPQNLLVVGGGPIGLEMAQAMSRLGSNVTVVERAPEILIREDEEIRNLATDSLSREISIHTNASVEEVKIVNNEKLVIIKKDEKVLEIPADDILIAVGRIPNSDSLALENTNVITSDKGYIVVNEYLQTSDSSIYAIGDVVGKMPFTHVAGMEGKLIVQNAVLGLRRKANYDTVPWNTYLSPEIFHLGLTEEQAKEKNVDVNVYKMNLHDVDRFVTDHETDGFVKVLTDKKGYIIGAHAIGKGAGDWMQEVVFAKKYKRKLGDISQVIHPYPNHAAAVQRTADLYWREALFAGWIPKVIKKYIQWFR, via the coding sequence TTGAAAAAATATGACCTGATTGTCATTGGCGGGGGTGCTGGAGGACTAACCGCTGCAGCTGGTGCAGCATCATTAGGCGCTAAAGTAGCTCTCATAGAAAAAGAAGAGCAGCCTGGTGGAGACTGCTTGCATTATGGATGTGTTCCATCTAAAGCTCTTATTGAAACAGCAAGAATAGTACATGAAGCTAGAAAATCCTCTGACCTTGGATTTAATTTAGAAGGTACCGTTGATATGAAGCAAGTAAAAAAGAGAATAAAAGAGGCGATTGCAACAATCCAAAAGCATGATGATGCTGATCGTTTTAGAAGTTTAGGGATTGATGTGTATATAGGAAAAGGAAGCTTTTTTAGCCGCCATGAAGTTCATATTAATGGGGAAGAGGTTATTTATGGAAAGAAAATAGTGATTTCAACAGGTTCAAGACCTTTTATTCCACCTATTAAAGGTATAAAAGAAGCCGGTTTTATCACAAATGAAACTATTTTTGATCTTGAGCATGTACCTCAAAATCTTCTCGTTGTTGGAGGGGGACCTATTGGTTTAGAAATGGCTCAAGCCATGTCAAGACTAGGTAGTAATGTAACAGTTGTAGAACGTGCGCCCGAAATCTTAATACGTGAAGATGAAGAAATCAGGAATTTGGCAACAGATAGTCTTTCTAGGGAAATATCAATTCATACAAATGCCTCCGTTGAGGAGGTCAAAATCGTAAATAATGAAAAGCTAGTTATAATTAAAAAAGATGAGAAGGTACTGGAAATTCCAGCAGATGACATACTCATTGCGGTTGGTAGAATTCCAAATTCAGATTCTTTAGCATTAGAAAATACGAATGTAATAACAAGTGACAAAGGCTATATCGTAGTAAATGAGTATTTACAAACAAGTGATTCATCTATTTACGCCATTGGGGATGTGGTAGGAAAGATGCCGTTTACTCACGTTGCAGGCATGGAAGGGAAACTTATTGTCCAGAATGCTGTACTCGGCTTAAGAAGAAAGGCTAACTATGACACGGTACCGTGGAATACGTATTTGTCTCCCGAGATCTTTCATCTTGGATTAACCGAAGAACAAGCTAAAGAAAAGAATGTTGATGTTAACGTATATAAAATGAATTTACATGATGTCGATCGTTTTGTTACGGACCATGAAACGGACGGTTTCGTAAAAGTTCTAACAGACAAAAAAGGCTATATCATTGGTGCGCATGCTATTGGCAAAGGGGCGGGAGATTGGATGCAAGAGGTAGTTTTCGCGAAGAAATATAAACGAAAACTAGGAGATATCTCGCAAGTTATTCACCCATATCCCAATCATGCTGCAGCTGTACAACGAACGGCAGATTTATACTGGCGTGAAGCTTTGTTTGCAGGGTGGATCCCTAAAGTTATTAAAAAATATATTCAATGGTTTAGATAA
- a CDS encoding TVP38/TMEM64 family protein, whose translation MNRRTMLNIGIVLLIIIGLIWFNNSYLNVKPDMIREWILSFGVFAPVIFILIYSIRPLILFPASILSLAAGLAFGAFWGTIYTIVGATAGAILAFFLARVLGSKFVKGRWKGKGKAIETQLEKNGFLYVLLLRFIPLFNFDMISYISGLSKVRFTHFLVATVIGMIPATFAYNFLGSSLLASSWWVLGLALLVFVAFAILPVMASSSLREKLGFVKNGEKNNA comes from the coding sequence ATGAATCGAAGAACAATGTTAAATATAGGTATAGTTTTACTTATCATAATAGGTCTAATATGGTTTAATAATTCTTACTTAAATGTAAAACCTGACATGATCCGAGAATGGATCTTATCATTTGGAGTGTTTGCGCCAGTGATTTTCATTTTAATCTATAGCATTCGACCTCTGATTTTGTTTCCTGCTTCGATTCTTTCTTTAGCAGCAGGCTTAGCATTTGGAGCTTTTTGGGGGACCATTTATACCATTGTTGGTGCAACAGCAGGAGCGATTCTTGCTTTCTTTCTTGCACGAGTGCTTGGAAGTAAATTTGTGAAGGGAAGATGGAAAGGGAAAGGCAAAGCTATTGAAACTCAGCTTGAGAAAAACGGCTTTCTTTATGTTCTTCTTCTCCGGTTTATTCCGCTGTTTAATTTCGATATGATTAGCTATATATCAGGCTTGTCAAAGGTCCGCTTTACTCATTTTCTTGTCGCGACCGTCATTGGCATGATTCCGGCGACATTTGCTTATAACTTTCTTGGATCTAGTCTTTTAGCTTCATCTTGGTGGGTGTTAGGTTTAGCTCTACTTGTTTTTGTTGCCTTTGCAATTCTCCCGGTCATGGCCAGCTCTTCCTTGAGAGAAAAACTAGGGTTTGTAAAAAATGGAGAGAAGAACAACGCTTGA
- a CDS encoding thermonuclease family protein yields the protein MWDTLAIIAFLAVPVFIIMAAFSFFKKKGTTKRNLIIAGVSFVVFVIAAVNAPPADSNDVTENATEDIAEQEDVNEQEKTEDVTEQDDQEQNQTESSDEQQSEPKVFEDKPDQEVEEVQEKQESQTQENQQQSNLEELGLELVTVGRVVDGDTFVTENGRKVRLIGVNTPESTTRTEEYGKEASKYTTSRLEGQRVYMQRDVSETDRYGRLLRVVWFEVPTDDLNEQEIRNKMFNAELVLNGYAEPSTYPPDVKYSELFRKFAREAREKGTGLWAYGSEGTTKGDLDGTDTNEPPPATEDSDKDTTSTPPATNQKESYKNCTELRKVYPNGVSQDHPAYDSKHDRDKDGYACEK from the coding sequence ATGTGGGATACATTAGCGATTATTGCTTTTTTGGCTGTACCTGTTTTTATTATTATGGCTGCTTTCTCATTTTTTAAGAAAAAAGGGACAACAAAGCGAAATCTTATCATAGCAGGTGTCAGTTTTGTCGTGTTTGTTATCGCGGCAGTAAACGCTCCACCGGCTGATAGCAATGATGTTACAGAGAACGCTACAGAGGACATTGCTGAACAGGAAGACGTAAATGAACAAGAAAAAACAGAAGACGTAACAGAACAGGATGATCAGGAGCAAAATCAAACTGAATCTTCTGATGAGCAGCAGAGTGAACCAAAGGTTTTTGAAGATAAACCTGATCAAGAGGTAGAGGAAGTACAAGAAAAACAAGAATCACAGACCCAAGAAAACCAACAGCAAAGTAATCTAGAAGAACTTGGTCTTGAGTTAGTAACAGTAGGACGAGTGGTGGACGGTGATACATTTGTGACAGAGAATGGTCGAAAAGTCCGTCTTATTGGGGTGAATACACCTGAATCAACGACTCGAACAGAAGAGTATGGTAAAGAAGCAAGTAAATATACGACATCTCGCCTAGAAGGGCAAAGGGTATATATGCAAAGGGATGTATCCGAAACAGATCGATACGGGAGATTGCTTCGTGTCGTTTGGTTTGAAGTGCCGACCGATGACTTAAACGAGCAAGAAATCCGGAATAAGATGTTCAATGCCGAGCTTGTGTTAAATGGATATGCTGAACCTTCGACTTATCCGCCTGATGTGAAATACAGTGAGTTGTTCCGAAAGTTCGCACGTGAAGCAAGAGAAAAGGGAACTGGTTTGTGGGCGTATGGTTCAGAAGGTACTACAAAGGGTGATCTTGACGGGACAGACACAAATGAGCCGCCACCAGCAACCGAGGATTCTGATAAAGATACTACTTCAACGCCTCCGGCAACTAATCAAAAAGAATCATATAAAAACTGTACTGAATTAAGAAAAGTATATCCTAATGGTGTGTCACAGGACCACCCAGCTTATGATTCAAAGCATGACCGTGACAAAGATGGCTATGCTTGTGAGAAATAA
- a CDS encoding SDR family NAD(P)-dependent oxidoreductase: MDLRLKDKVAFVTGASKGIGAAAAKLLAEEGSDVIVGYRTDEEGAEKVSQCIENTGRKSWKCRFDMSDSKDVVNALKQLSTTAPKIDTVILNAGVNIVTPFEDITFEEWDYVIHANLNGTFYVLKSVLPLLNENASIVIVSSVAAHTGVPHHPHYAAAKAGLVNLTKSAARAFAPNVRVNCVAPGITLTEMGSDATSAQSDDYARTKLLSHRYATPEEIAQSIVYMASPAAGFIYGATLDINGGRDLR, translated from the coding sequence ATGGATTTAAGACTTAAAGACAAGGTTGCCTTTGTAACAGGTGCGTCGAAAGGAATCGGTGCTGCTGCGGCGAAGCTTCTAGCTGAAGAAGGGTCGGATGTAATAGTTGGCTACAGAACAGACGAAGAAGGTGCAGAGAAAGTAAGTCAATGCATTGAAAATACAGGCAGGAAATCATGGAAATGTAGATTTGATATGAGCGATTCTAAAGATGTAGTTAACGCTTTGAAGCAATTATCAACCACAGCTCCAAAGATTGATACAGTCATACTTAACGCTGGAGTTAATATTGTGACTCCTTTTGAAGATATTACGTTTGAAGAATGGGATTATGTCATTCATGCCAATTTAAATGGGACGTTTTACGTTTTAAAATCTGTTCTACCCTTACTCAATGAAAATGCTTCAATTGTAATCGTATCAAGTGTTGCTGCGCATACAGGTGTACCTCATCATCCACATTATGCAGCAGCTAAGGCTGGACTAGTAAACTTAACAAAAAGTGCGGCTAGAGCGTTTGCACCAAACGTTCGTGTCAACTGTGTGGCTCCTGGAATCACCTTAACAGAAATGGGAAGTGACGCAACATCAGCACAATCCGATGATTATGCGAGAACGAAGCTACTGTCTCATAGATACGCCACCCCGGAAGAAATTGCACAGAGTATTGTTTATATGGCAAGTCCCGCTGCAGGCTTTATTTACGGAGCAACACTAGATATTAATGGTGGCAGAGACCTCCGTTGA
- a CDS encoding GNAT family N-acetyltransferase, protein MMDNINFNHIHKYGTLVMKNELFNHVHNPEVLLQYDSNFIKFNRVPTKEEFLNTEAYLMAYHKKYGQEHVKFYFPEGEKLPTYLTDYFHENNFSLGFLELYAINPASFPKVESNINIQVHEVTIDTLDMYLNLQFKEDSSHGETYAKQKQAQCISTFSNNDILQMIAFYQNAPAGAVDVIVKEQTVEIDNLLVATEFQRKGIGSSIQKYIMDRFPEKTVILVADGEDTPRHMYRKQNYQYLGFQYEAMKVFSCS, encoded by the coding sequence ATGATGGACAATATTAATTTCAATCACATTCACAAGTATGGCACGCTTGTTATGAAAAATGAACTGTTCAATCATGTTCATAATCCAGAAGTATTATTACAATATGATAGCAACTTCATTAAATTTAATAGAGTGCCTACAAAAGAAGAATTTCTTAATACAGAGGCCTATTTAATGGCCTATCATAAGAAATATGGACAAGAGCATGTTAAATTTTATTTTCCTGAGGGAGAAAAGCTGCCTACATATTTGACAGATTATTTTCATGAAAACAACTTTTCATTAGGTTTTCTAGAGTTGTATGCGATTAATCCTGCCTCATTTCCAAAAGTGGAAAGTAACATTAACATACAAGTTCATGAAGTAACAATAGATACGTTAGATATGTACCTCAATCTTCAATTCAAAGAGGATTCAAGTCACGGGGAAACTTATGCAAAGCAAAAGCAAGCGCAGTGCATTAGTACTTTTTCAAATAATGATATTTTACAGATGATTGCTTTTTACCAAAATGCGCCGGCTGGTGCTGTTGATGTTATTGTCAAAGAACAAACAGTAGAAATTGATAACTTATTAGTCGCTACTGAATTCCAAAGAAAAGGAATAGGTAGCAGTATACAAAAGTATATAATGGATAGGTTTCCTGAAAAAACGGTAATTCTTGTTGCTGATGGCGAAGATACTCCGAGGCACATGTATCGAAAACAAAACTATCAATACCTTGGATTTCAATACGAAGCAATGAAAGTATTCTCATGTTCATGA
- a CDS encoding sugar ABC transporter permease: MKYVNELKGLLKHNIRDYGMYIALFVIMITFTILTDGLFMSSRNISNLLDSAGYIAVLAVGVMLVIVIRHIDLSIGFLAGFLGAIAAILLMNYGLPVYIVIPIILALGVCAGSVTGFLVARVGIPAFVATLAGWLIYRGAILLATEKTGTIIVDNDAFNAIGNGFIPSIAEVGGLHLLSLILGVIGILFFIYSAISNRNNKLKYGFDVVSKPIFVLQLVFVSSIMAYITWLLAGYNGFSWTVIIIILVVLVYHFITTKTVIGRHIYAVGSNPEAAHLTGISVSKITFLVFGSMGMLSALSGILFTARLQSATTTAGTLFELDAIAAAFVGGVSAAGGVGKVTGAVIGAIVMATLTNGMNLMGVGIAPQYMIRGGVLALAVIFDVMTRRQRA, encoded by the coding sequence ATGAAGTATGTTAACGAGCTAAAGGGCTTATTAAAACATAATATCCGTGATTACGGAATGTACATTGCTTTATTTGTTATTATGATTACTTTTACAATTCTTACAGATGGACTATTCATGTCTTCTCGTAATATTAGTAACTTACTAGATTCAGCTGGTTATATTGCTGTCTTGGCTGTCGGTGTTATGCTTGTTATCGTTATCCGCCACATTGACTTATCGATTGGGTTTTTAGCTGGTTTTCTTGGTGCGATAGCAGCGATTCTACTTATGAATTATGGTCTACCAGTATATATCGTAATTCCAATCATTCTTGCTCTTGGTGTTTGTGCAGGTTCTGTTACTGGATTCCTAGTAGCTAGAGTGGGTATTCCGGCATTTGTTGCTACGTTAGCTGGATGGTTAATTTATCGTGGTGCTATTCTATTGGCAACAGAAAAAACAGGAACAATCATTGTTGACAATGATGCATTTAATGCGATTGGTAACGGTTTTATTCCATCGATTGCAGAAGTAGGTGGACTACATTTACTATCATTAATTCTTGGTGTAATCGGAATCTTATTTTTCATCTATAGTGCTATTTCCAACCGTAACAATAAATTAAAATATGGATTTGATGTTGTTTCAAAACCGATTTTTGTGCTACAACTAGTGTTTGTTTCATCAATTATGGCTTATATTACGTGGCTATTGGCTGGTTATAACGGTTTCTCTTGGACAGTTATAATTATTATCCTTGTTGTTCTTGTGTATCATTTCATTACAACAAAGACAGTAATTGGGCGTCACATTTATGCAGTAGGTAGTAACCCAGAAGCGGCCCACTTAACAGGTATTAGCGTAAGTAAAATTACGTTCCTAGTATTTGGATCTATGGGTATGCTATCAGCACTATCAGGTATCTTATTCACAGCACGTCTACAATCAGCAACAACAACAGCTGGTACATTATTCGAGCTTGATGCGATTGCCGCGGCATTCGTTGGTGGGGTATCCGCTGCTGGTGGTGTTGGTAAAGTAACTGGTGCTGTCATCGGTGCCATCGTTATGGCGACATTAACAAACGGAATGAACTTAATGGGTGTAGGTATCGCTCCTCAGTACATGATTCGTGGTGGCGTACTTGCCCTAGCCGTTATCTTCGACGTAATGACTCGCCGTCAAAGAGCATAA
- a CDS encoding sugar ABC transporter ATP-binding protein, whose product MSDYILEMNQISKEFTGVKALSNVNFKVGRGEIHCLVGENGAGKSTLMKVLSGVYPYGTYEGDIVYNGQVQQFNKISDSVDVGIAIIYQELALFPDLSVYENIFVGNEIQKGGILDWNKAVVESKKMLDKVGLKVNPETLIKDLGVGKQQLIEIAKALSKEVKLLILDEPTAALNEDDSENLLELLRELKKQGITSIMISHKLKEVIAIADKATVLRDGETICTLDSSKGEITEAAIIKNMVGRDIEDIYPKRAKKEFGDKILELVNWTAYDPKLGRNVAQDVNIHVKQGEIVGIAGLMGSGRTELAQSIFGNAENNKLQGDLFFEGKPTNFKHTSDAIKAGIAYVTEDRKGDGLFLLQDIKNNISIGNLKGISPSGVVNENEEIKVAEEYRQSLGIKTPSIQQLVGNLSGGNQQKVSLGKWLFVGPKLLILDEPTRGIDVGAKFEIYTVMNELINKGMSIIMISSELGEVLGMSDRVYVMAEGEIKGELSAADADQEKIMQLATQ is encoded by the coding sequence ATGAGCGATTATATTTTAGAGATGAACCAGATATCTAAAGAGTTTACAGGTGTAAAGGCACTTTCCAATGTTAACTTTAAAGTAGGAAGAGGCGAAATCCACTGTCTAGTAGGAGAAAATGGTGCTGGTAAATCTACACTTATGAAGGTGCTTAGCGGTGTCTATCCTTATGGAACGTATGAGGGAGATATCGTATATAATGGACAGGTTCAACAGTTTAATAAAATAAGCGATAGCGTAGATGTCGGTATCGCGATTATTTATCAAGAGCTAGCATTATTCCCTGACCTTTCTGTTTATGAAAATATTTTCGTAGGGAATGAGATTCAAAAGGGTGGCATTCTCGACTGGAACAAAGCGGTCGTTGAATCTAAAAAAATGTTAGATAAAGTAGGCTTAAAGGTGAATCCTGAAACATTAATTAAGGATTTAGGAGTAGGGAAACAGCAATTGATAGAAATTGCAAAAGCACTAAGTAAAGAAGTAAAGCTACTCATTTTAGATGAGCCTACTGCAGCACTTAACGAAGACGATAGTGAAAATCTTCTTGAGTTATTACGCGAATTGAAAAAGCAAGGTATTACCTCTATTATGATCTCCCACAAATTGAAAGAAGTTATTGCCATTGCTGATAAAGCGACTGTCTTACGCGATGGGGAAACGATTTGTACATTAGATTCTTCTAAAGGTGAAATTACTGAAGCGGCTATCATTAAAAACATGGTTGGTCGAGATATTGAAGATATATATCCTAAGCGAGCTAAAAAAGAATTTGGTGACAAAATTCTTGAACTAGTAAACTGGACAGCGTATGACCCGAAACTAGGTCGTAATGTTGCTCAAGATGTCAATATTCACGTCAAACAGGGTGAAATAGTTGGTATTGCTGGTTTAATGGGTTCAGGAAGAACAGAACTTGCACAAAGTATTTTTGGAAATGCTGAAAATAACAAGTTACAGGGTGATTTATTTTTTGAAGGTAAGCCTACTAACTTTAAACATACTAGCGATGCCATTAAGGCTGGTATTGCTTATGTAACAGAGGATAGAAAAGGTGACGGCTTATTTTTACTACAAGATATTAAAAATAATATTTCTATCGGTAATTTAAAAGGCATCTCTCCAAGTGGAGTTGTCAATGAAAATGAAGAGATAAAAGTTGCAGAAGAGTATAGACAATCATTGGGCATTAAGACACCATCTATACAGCAGCTTGTTGGGAATTTAAGTGGTGGAAATCAACAGAAGGTATCGTTAGGAAAATGGCTTTTTGTAGGCCCAAAACTATTAATCTTAGATGAACCAACACGTGGCATTGACGTTGGGGCTAAATTTGAAATCTATACAGTTATGAATGAACTGATTAATAAAGGCATGAGTATTATTATGATTTCATCCGAGCTTGGAGAAGTGTTAGGGATGAGCGATCGCGTTTATGTCATGGCTGAAGGCGAAATCAAAGGTGAATTGTCCGCAGCAGATGCCGATCAAGAAAAGATTATGCAACTTGCGACGCAATAG
- a CDS encoding sugar ABC transporter substrate-binding protein, producing MKKLISTLLLAILTVFIVTGCSGGGSEVSVGIVLPTKDEPRWVQDEARFKAALEDSEYTTEILFSQGSSAKEKENVETLISKGIDVLIIAPHDGAAAGSAVEAAKKEGIKVISYDRLITDTDAVDYYVTFDSIAVGQAQGQYLIDNVQGSNVPLYLYAGAASDNNAFLFFEGAWNVLQPKIADGTFVIANSSEADALKDKATLTRDEMGKILGQVTTNWDPNEAKNKAQTNLTAAGADLKGDVAILAPNDGTARSIADVFATDGAISSYVVSGQDAEKASIQYIIDGKQSMTVFKDVRTLVKDAMGMAIDILDGKTPQTTGSYNNGTIDVNAKQTDVIVVNQENVKQELIDSGYYEAGDFTGLE from the coding sequence ATGAAAAAATTAATTTCTACTTTATTATTAGCGATTTTGACTGTGTTTATCGTTACAGGTTGTAGCGGTGGGGGCAGTGAAGTAAGTGTTGGTATCGTATTACCGACAAAAGATGAGCCAAGATGGGTTCAAGATGAAGCGAGATTTAAAGCAGCTTTAGAAGACTCTGAGTACACAACAGAAATTTTATTCAGCCAAGGATCTTCTGCTAAGGAAAAAGAAAACGTAGAAACATTAATCAGTAAAGGTATCGATGTTCTTATCATTGCTCCACATGATGGTGCAGCAGCTGGTTCTGCAGTAGAAGCAGCTAAAAAAGAAGGAATCAAAGTTATTTCTTACGACCGTTTGATTACTGATACTGATGCAGTTGATTATTATGTTACATTCGATAGTATCGCTGTTGGTCAAGCGCAAGGGCAATATTTAATTGACAATGTTCAAGGTTCTAATGTGCCACTTTACTTATATGCAGGTGCAGCTTCTGATAACAACGCATTCTTATTCTTCGAAGGTGCATGGAATGTTCTTCAGCCAAAAATTGCTGACGGCACTTTTGTAATCGCTAACTCTAGCGAAGCTGATGCATTAAAAGATAAAGCAACACTTACTCGTGATGAAATGGGTAAAATCTTAGGACAGGTTACTACAAACTGGGATCCAAACGAAGCTAAAAATAAAGCACAAACAAACTTAACAGCTGCAGGTGCAGACTTAAAAGGTGACGTTGCTATTCTAGCTCCAAACGATGGTACAGCTCGTTCAATCGCTGACGTATTTGCTACAGATGGTGCGATTTCAAGCTATGTTGTATCTGGTCAAGATGCTGAAAAAGCTTCTATTCAATACATCATCGATGGAAAACAATCAATGACAGTATTCAAAGATGTTCGTACATTAGTAAAAGATGCTATGGGTATGGCTATCGACATTCTAGATGGCAAAACACCTCAAACAACTGGTTCGTATAACAACGGTACGATTGATGTTAACGCTAAGCAAACAGACGTTATCGTAGTTAACCAAGAAAACGTTAAGCAAGAGCTTATCGATTCAGGTTACTATGAAGCTGGCGATTTCACTGGATTAGAATAA
- a CDS encoding cell wall hydrolase → MARVKYTDSDVDLMARMMRAEAEGEGRLGMLMVGNVIVNRLKANCLDFKDLRSIRDVIYQVQGGNYSFEAVQKGNVFYNRAREVEKKLARDTLKYWREHPSKYALWYFNPYGTCPPTWYNQPLTGQYKQHCYYEPIANTCEGAYRW, encoded by the coding sequence GTGGCAAGAGTAAAATATACCGACAGTGACGTTGATTTAATGGCAAGGATGATGAGAGCAGAAGCTGAAGGTGAAGGGCGATTAGGGATGCTTATGGTTGGGAATGTAATTGTAAATAGACTAAAAGCTAATTGTTTGGATTTTAAAGATTTAAGGTCGATACGGGACGTAATTTATCAAGTGCAAGGAGGAAATTATTCTTTTGAAGCCGTACAAAAAGGGAATGTCTTTTATAACAGAGCAAGAGAAGTAGAAAAAAAGTTAGCAAGAGACACCTTAAAGTACTGGAGAGAACACCCTTCCAAATATGCCCTTTGGTATTTTAATCCGTATGGTACATGTCCACCTACATGGTACAACCAACCACTTACCGGACAATACAAGCAGCATTGTTATTATGAACCAATAGCAAATACTTGTGAAGGTGCTTATAGATGGTAA
- a CDS encoding sugar ABC transporter substrate-binding protein, whose protein sequence is MKRLVFQVSLGMLMLLLVQGLTACEQDEDPSNVAPLGNVTYITSDNRLEEKIKIGFSMDTLLEERWLKDRALFKKAVEERGAEVEIMAANGNDALQIWQAEKMISHDIDLLVVVPHNAESTAAIVNKAHAAGIKVMSYDRLVKNAEVDMYVSYDNEQVGELQAKAITSVVPKGKYVYIGGAETDNNAHLFKKGVFKVLQPFINRGDISVVFDQWTKDWVPANAKENMRIALKANNNKIDAVIAANDATAGAVIEALEEVGLSGEIPVAGQDADLAAVQRIVVGTQTMTVYKPINALTETAADLAVKLAKGKAVTEDRNVNNGKIEVPSVLLSPIAVEKSNIDETIIADGFHSEEDVYRYVEDKK, encoded by the coding sequence ATGAAACGATTAGTTTTCCAAGTTAGTCTAGGCATGCTAATGCTTCTTTTAGTGCAGGGTCTCACAGCTTGTGAACAGGACGAAGACCCTAGTAACGTAGCTCCTTTAGGCAATGTTACGTATATAACGTCAGATAATCGTTTAGAAGAAAAAATCAAAATCGGTTTTTCCATGGATACGTTACTTGAAGAACGCTGGCTGAAGGATAGGGCGCTTTTTAAAAAAGCGGTGGAAGAGCGAGGGGCTGAAGTGGAAATCATGGCAGCCAATGGAAACGATGCCCTGCAAATTTGGCAAGCAGAGAAAATGATCAGTCACGATATTGATTTGCTTGTTGTCGTGCCACATAATGCTGAGTCAACAGCAGCTATCGTCAATAAGGCGCACGCTGCCGGTATAAAAGTGATGTCTTATGACCGCTTAGTGAAAAACGCAGAGGTCGATATGTATGTGTCATACGATAATGAACAGGTGGGCGAGCTGCAGGCAAAGGCGATAACAAGCGTAGTTCCGAAAGGAAAATATGTATACATCGGTGGTGCAGAAACAGATAACAATGCTCATTTGTTTAAAAAAGGTGTGTTTAAGGTACTACAACCATTCATTAATCGAGGTGATATTTCAGTCGTGTTTGATCAGTGGACAAAAGACTGGGTGCCAGCGAACGCAAAGGAAAATATGAGGATTGCGTTGAAAGCGAACAATAATAAAATTGATGCGGTCATTGCCGCAAACGATGCGACCGCTGGTGCTGTTATTGAAGCGCTTGAAGAGGTGGGACTGTCAGGAGAAATTCCTGTTGCTGGCCAGGATGCTGATCTTGCAGCTGTTCAACGTATCGTAGTTGGAACGCAGACAATGACTGTGTATAAACCAATTAACGCCCTAACCGAAACGGCTGCCGATCTTGCTGTCAAACTTGCTAAAGGGAAAGCGGTTACGGAGGACAGGAATGTCAATAATGGGAAAATTGAAGTACCATCTGTTCTTCTTTCGCCGATTGCAGTGGAGAAATCCAATATAGATGAGACTATAATAGCGGATGGGTTTCACTCTGAGGAGGATGTATATCGGTACGTAGAAGATAAGAAATAA